The sequence AACATTCACCACAGGTATGTAAGTGAGTCTCTCAATCTGTCTCTATATGTTTCGCTGTTATTGTTTAGTTTTGCAGTGTGATTTCTAAAAATCTATTTTTCCAGTATTATCTTTTTAAGTATGcttttaagggttagttcacacaaagcTGTTGTCatgatttgtgaccctggaccacaaaaccagtgttaAATCGCTGAGGTAAATTTTTTGCAATAGAGGGAAAAaacaaattatcaatttttcttttatgccataaatcattaggatattaagatcatgttcaatagatattttgtaaatttcctacagtaaatatatcaaaacttaatatttgataagtaatatgctttgctaagaattcatttggacgaATTTAAAGGCAAtttcctcaatatttagattgCACAATATTagatatctcggccaaatattatccgatcctaataaaccatatatcaacgaacattttatttattcacctttcagatgatatataaatctcaactttgaaaaaaaaaaaaatattgtggtccagggtcacatttacacaccctcatgttgttccaaaagcCGTCAATTCATCTTTAGAACATTTTTTGTCCATTGATTGAAAGTAATCAACATTTTTTAAGCTTCATAAACcacataaagacacacacacacacacacatatatatatatatatatatatatgtatatatatatatatatatatatatatataaatgaattctCAGTTTTTAATCTGATGAAAAGattttatgaagacaaacacggataaaaaaaaacatgacttaaAATGAATCGAAATTTTGGGAAGCTAGGTCATGATTATGAGACAAAACATCAGAATTATGACATTCTAAATAATTgtcagaactaacaattattgctaaatgtgtgactgaatcatataataacttaattaataatattgatagttcgtctagctgactacgtcttgtattattattattatttctaaaatcctgtcaaatgtgcacaaactactagctactactaaatattgtagaaacataattttctgtaaagttgctttgtaacaatttgttttataaaaagcgctatacaaataaacttgaattgaattgatgaGATTAAATGTCATAATGATGAGAAAAATAGTCAGTTTGGatctcataattataatttacCCTCTCAACATTTTGTCTTTTTCTCAATTATGACATTTTATCTCATACGTTTTGCAATCTCATAATTATAACTTGATTATTACTCAactttgtagaatttttttttgtatctaataattctgaagttttattttatatcagtgTTCTTGTaactcaattggtagagcattgtgctatcaatcgcaaggttgggggttcgattccctgggaacacaagataggtaaaaattgatagcctgaatacactgtaagtcgctttggataaaagcgtctgctaaatttaagtctcacattttttttttataatcatgctTATCTCACATTATTTGGCATTTCTTTTTAATGTATcatgatattttttatgaaatgggCTTCCATTAATCTATGTATGTGATTGTATAGCTTCATGAACAAATCTTTCAGTGTAATATTTCAATGGATCTATTGATATGGTTCACAAAACCCATCTGAATgattcaatcactcactcacaagTTTAACTCAAAAGGACAGCTACACaagtttgtaatgacatgagggcgagtaaatgatgacagaaagtaATGTGTAAGACTGTCATGGCCTATGTAGTAACCAGGCAACTGCTTTTGGATAACTTTCCCAATATCCTCCTGAAGGTGCTGTGTAAGGAGGGTCTTCTGGGCAGTCGTGGGTACTGGGAGGTGGACTGCGAGGGCTGGGTGGTGATTGGGGCAGCGTGTGAAAGTGCAGGGCGGAAAGCTAAGGATGGCCCATGTGGTCTGGGAGAGAATGACCTGTCATGGGGTGTGGGCTGGGCCGGATCCTGCTACCACGTCTGGCATAACGGAGAGAACATCGAATTCCAGGCTCCCCTATGTCCCACCATCGGCATCTACGCTGACCAGCCAGCTGGCATCATCAAATTTTTCCTTGTTGAAGATGGAGAGAACGGCTTCAAGGAGACCAGACTGATTCATCGCTTTGTATCCAGTTTCAAGGAGAAACTCTTCCCTGGTTTCTGGGTGGGAAGGAACTCCTACTGCTGGATCCGAAAGAAGGATCAGTAGGGGTGTGAATACATCAAGAGAGAGGGGTTGGAAGGAAACAGGGTAAGGGTGATATAAGAAAGAGGACAGGAGACTTTGAGAGAGTCATTGGTAGGGAGTAAGATACAAAACTTAtctaaccacaaaaaaaaaaaagaataaaactacTGAAACCGTAAGTGGAGAATTGCATTCTGAACCTGAATCTGCCTGTTACGAACCACAAggctgattcaaaatattaaacagtattttagcaagtcactgtattcattttatattccATGTTATGACAACTGCAGATACTGTAATGAATATTTATCTCTGTGGTCTAATAAACTAGTTCAAAATAGTATTGTGTTATATATGAAGGGTATGttgttttttatcttatttttaatgaGCAACAGCATATGTAAAAGTATACGAAATACACTAATTTacacttattttaaatgaagGCTTCTTTTCCATTACTAGTAAAAGGTTCGAGACTGTGGGTGGTCTTACATTAAAAACTACAGAAGAGCAGCAGCGCCCTCTGCAGAGCACAGGAAGCACTGACACATATTCTTCAGCCTGCTTATCCACACCTAGACAAAAATCTCTGAACCTTTCAATGCAGGTAGATGCACAGGGAAACAGAATTCAACAACAAACTATTTGTTTATTCAAAACGTATTTACTTAAACACTGAACAGTTGTGAAATGTTCAAGATGAACGCATAGCTGGTTGAGATCTGTAGTGTTGTAAACCCTCACATTTGAAATGTCCTTCAGTCTATCAAGATTTGAGACGTTGTCATACTAAAATGAACAattatacattttgcatttgtATCAGTTATCATCCCATTAATCAGCCATAATCCAGAAACATGTTATTTATGGGTGAGAAATGCCAAACATTCGGGTTACCGAAACTTTTTGTCCTCTTATTGTCTTTTGCTTTATAAAGCATTGCTTCAGAAAGTCTTCAGGACAGTATCTGAAATAAAAACGAGTGCACACAGGCAGACAGTGACATCATTTGCAAGCATTCACATCAACATCTAGTCAGCTTTGGCAATCTTGCCATGGAATATAAACTGCTGAATACACATCTGAATGCAGCAGTCTATATATCCAAGCACAAGTAGTGTTTCTGCTAATGTACAATGCTCCTCTGGTGATGGTTGTGCGAGTATCTCAGCGTGTAAATAGGCTCATATACTATCAGTAAATCCCACACTTCAGAGGAGAGTTGCTGGGTATGATTAGTAATGTAATGATGTACTTTTGCTCTGTTAGTGTTTCTCAATGAAATGCACTATGTAACTAAAGTCTGCCACAACCATCCGTCAAAAGAAATTCTCCAATTAAGACATGCTAATCGAACCTCTCCCCCTTCTGCTGCAGATGTGAAGGGCTGGTAAAGGTTTCGCCACTTTCAGTGTCCTAGAAGTACTAATGATATGTGGGAGAAGCGTCAGATTTGGCAACATCTTTGTTAAAAACATCCATCAAACTCTCTGGTTCGGTTTAAATCACATTCGCACACGAACATGCTCATGGTTCGTTCTCACTCGCGCCCAAACGTACATACGCACACATTGGTCGTCTCTCAGTGCTTGAGAGAGAAGTCGCCCGTGTTAAGGCGAGGTCGTGGCAGTGCTCCGAACATCTCCGTCCCGTCTGTGGCTCCGGGGACCAGCAGGGCTTTCATACTGGCAGCTATGTGGTCCAGGTCCGTGCAGCCCacctaaaataaaactgaacactGAAATCAAGCTAAAAACAACGTGACATCATAAAAACAACAATGGCCGTTATTCCATTTTTCTTCTAAAAACTAAATTCTAAATGTGTTAATTAAACAGTGCTGCTTGTAAGTTTATGGACACTTCAGAATTTActatatttctgcataaatatgacCCAAAAGATCAGATTTCCGTGATTGGATTTTCACACACTTCCTGAAAGTTGACAGAGTGAATCCTCTCATTCAAATCAATTAGATGAAAATATATACTTTGACATCTACTTATTTAGGAAACTGATCTAATTTTACATATCTGTGAGCGGCAGAAGTATGTGAATCTCTAGGATTAGCAGTTAATGTGAAATACGAGAGTTGTCAGTCAGTGGGGCGACTATCCGGTGTGACTGCCAGTCCTGTATTATTTAGGGAACAGGGATCTGTCAAAGTCTGATTATTAATGTTTGTGGAAGTGTATCAAGGAGATCACGAAGGGCCTCAGAAAGAGAGCTGCTGTTCTTCATCAGGGTAGAAAAAGTTACAAATCCATCTCTAAAGAGTTTGGACTCCACAGTCAGGGAGATTGTACAAATTCAAGACCACCGTCACACTCCCCAGGAGTGGCTGACCAAAAGCACTCCAAAAGCAAGTCTGATGCTGCAAAAGACCCTGGGGGAACTTCTAAGCAACTAATAGCCTTTCTCACATTTGCTAATGATAATGTTCATGAGTTCACCATCAGAAGAACACCGAACAACCACGGTGTATACGGCAGAGTTGTGAAGAGAAAGCCACTGCTCTCCTAAAAGAACATTGCTGCCCGTCTTCAGTTTGCTAAAGATCATGTGGACAAGTCAGAAGATGGAGAAATGTTTTGAAGATCACGGTTTGGGCCCGTTTTGCTGAATATAGGCCGGGATGGCTTGCCATCATTGACAAAACAACGAATTTTGAATAATAACAGCATATTCTAAAGGAACGGAATCTGAAGAGAAAGTGGGTCATGCACCAAGGCATTGACCCCAAGCACACACATCGTCAACCAAAGAATGGTTAAAGAAGAACCAAGTTAATGTTTTGAAACGGCCGAGTCAAAGTCCGGACATTAATCCAATTGAAATGTTGTGAAAGGACCTGAAGCAAGTTCATAGGAGCAGTTCTGTACTGAGGAATGATCTAAAACTCCTCCGAGCAGCTGTGCAGGACTGATCCGCAGATACAAGAAACATTTAGTTACAGTTATTGATGCAAAAGTGGGTCACAACAGATACTGAAAGAAAAGATTCACAAACATTTGCCGTTTGATTGG comes from Carassius auratus strain Wakin chromosome 3, ASM336829v1, whole genome shotgun sequence and encodes:
- the LOC113046616 gene encoding tripartite motif-containing protein 16-like protein, with the translated sequence MPSSTPSTNGIMPEVKKAGRKGSRAEANPAEKAPPYDPNITEPNTRADLIKYWINLSLDDRTAQKMLWLSEGGAKVSRMSEEVCPVLDRPERYEHSPQVLCKEGLLGSRGYWEVDCEGWVVIGAACESAGRKAKDGPCGLGENDLSWGVGWAGSCYHVWHNGENIEFQAPLCPTIGIYADQPAGIIKFFLVEDGENGFKETRLIHRFVSSFKEKLFPGFWVGRNSYCWIRKKDQ